In Flavobacterium gelatinilyticum, a genomic segment contains:
- a CDS encoding rhamnogalacturonan acetylesterase yields MKNLVIFPVGLCLILVLGAFSFKSKVTTIYLIGDSTVADYSLEENYQTKKFPQVGWGQVFQPFFQKDSLKLIKNILGSAKEVKVDDRAKGGRSTRTFFQEGRWASVYKSLQKGDVVMMQFGHNDASVEKTERYVNIEGYKEFLRLFINQTKEKGATPIVLTPVARNYPWKDGKLNNVHGEYPQASIDVARELNVKYIDLNELSMSFFSSKGQEYVTVNYFMNFEAGKYPAFPEGQKDNTHFQTEGGIAVAKLVFEEMKKL; encoded by the coding sequence ATGAAAAACCTTGTAATTTTTCCAGTTGGATTGTGCTTAATTTTAGTATTGGGCGCCTTTAGTTTCAAATCAAAAGTAACGACTATTTATTTAATTGGAGATTCAACCGTTGCTGACTATTCGTTAGAAGAAAATTATCAAACCAAAAAGTTTCCGCAAGTAGGCTGGGGACAGGTTTTTCAGCCTTTCTTTCAAAAAGACAGCTTAAAATTGATCAAGAATATTTTAGGTTCTGCCAAAGAAGTTAAAGTTGATGATCGTGCAAAAGGAGGAAGAAGTACCAGAACTTTTTTTCAGGAAGGACGTTGGGCTTCGGTTTACAAATCACTTCAAAAAGGAGATGTTGTCATGATGCAGTTTGGTCATAATGATGCTTCTGTTGAAAAAACGGAACGTTATGTCAATATTGAAGGTTACAAAGAGTTTCTACGACTTTTCATTAACCAAACCAAAGAAAAAGGAGCGACACCAATTGTTCTGACTCCGGTTGCCCGAAATTATCCATGGAAAGATGGAAAATTAAATAATGTTCACGGCGAATATCCGCAGGCATCGATTGATGTTGCCAGGGAATTAAATGTAAAATATATTGATTTGAATGAACTTTCTATGAGCTTTTTTTCATCAAAAGGACAAGAATATGTTACTGTAAATTACTTCATGAATTTCGAAGCAGGTAAGTATCCCGCCTTTCCGGAAGGGCAAAAAGACAATACACATTTCCAGACAGAAGGCGGAATTGCTGTAGCTAAGCTCGTTTTTGAAGAAATGAAAAAATTATAA
- a CDS encoding aceric acid hydrolase: MKKVLNVSLSLFFVGVGVVAQNKGLVANSQSPYSKLQSVGLQDVKWTNGFWKEQFDVETKNTLPYMWDLYHSETSHAYKNFEIAAGLDKGTFKGPSFHDGDFYKIFEGMAATYAITKDKKLDAEMDKAIALFAKVQRKDGYIHTPVLIDERWGTLGPEEVKKQLGFEKYNMGHLMTAACIHYRATGKTNFLNIAKGVADFLYDFYKKASPELARNAICPSHYMGIVEMYRTVKDPKYLELANNLIDIRGTTNDGTDDNQDRVPFRQQTTAMGHAVRANYLYAGVADLYAETGEKKLLDNLESIWDDVTYRKMYITGGCGSLYDGVSPDGTSYDPTVVQKIHQAYGRPFQLPNATAHTETCANIGNVLWNWRMLQITGDAKYADIVELALYNSVLSGMNLEGDKFLYNNPLNVSNDLPFHQRWGNVREGYIALSNCCAPNVTRTVAEVGNYAYNLSKEGLYVNLYGSNNLNTKTLSGEALEIEQQTNYPWDGKVTLKIVKAPKDLQAFFLRIPGWSQNAEVSVNNSKVSDKIVSGTYLKLNQKWKKGDVIELNIPMPVELMEANPLVEEVKNQVAVKRGPLVYCLESDQLPAKTSVNDVILNLNSDFKTDFTELKNRKLVTIEATSKIAADNSWNKTLYKPISTKDGKSLTVKLVPYFAWGNKGQGEMTVWMSH; the protein is encoded by the coding sequence ATGAAAAAAGTATTAAATGTTTCTCTTAGCTTATTTTTTGTTGGTGTTGGAGTAGTGGCTCAAAACAAAGGTTTAGTTGCGAATTCACAAAGTCCATATTCTAAATTGCAGAGCGTAGGTTTGCAAGACGTAAAATGGACCAACGGATTCTGGAAAGAACAATTTGATGTAGAAACCAAAAATACGCTGCCATACATGTGGGATTTGTATCATAGCGAAACTTCTCATGCATACAAAAACTTCGAAATTGCAGCAGGATTAGATAAAGGAACTTTCAAAGGACCTTCTTTTCATGATGGTGATTTCTACAAGATTTTTGAAGGAATGGCAGCAACTTATGCCATTACAAAAGACAAAAAGCTTGATGCCGAAATGGATAAAGCCATTGCGCTTTTTGCGAAAGTACAGCGTAAGGACGGTTACATCCATACACCGGTTTTAATTGACGAACGCTGGGGAACTTTAGGCCCGGAAGAAGTTAAAAAACAATTGGGTTTCGAGAAATACAATATGGGACATTTAATGACTGCGGCTTGCATTCATTATCGTGCGACAGGAAAAACGAATTTCCTGAATATTGCAAAAGGAGTGGCCGATTTCTTATACGATTTCTACAAAAAAGCTTCGCCAGAATTGGCAAGAAATGCGATTTGTCCGTCTCATTATATGGGAATTGTTGAAATGTACAGAACAGTAAAAGACCCGAAATATTTGGAATTGGCTAATAATCTGATTGACATTCGCGGAACTACAAATGATGGAACCGATGACAATCAGGACAGAGTTCCGTTCAGACAACAAACTACTGCAATGGGTCACGCTGTAAGAGCCAATTATCTATATGCAGGAGTTGCCGATTTATATGCAGAAACGGGAGAAAAGAAATTATTAGACAATCTGGAATCGATTTGGGATGATGTTACGTACCGCAAAATGTACATTACAGGTGGTTGTGGTTCGTTATATGACGGAGTTTCGCCAGACGGAACTTCTTACGATCCAACTGTAGTTCAGAAGATTCATCAGGCGTACGGAAGACCTTTCCAATTGCCAAACGCTACGGCTCATACCGAAACTTGTGCGAATATTGGAAATGTGTTGTGGAACTGGAGAATGCTTCAAATTACGGGAGATGCCAAATATGCTGATATTGTCGAATTAGCGCTTTATAACAGCGTACTTTCGGGAATGAATTTAGAAGGAGATAAGTTTTTGTACAACAATCCTTTGAATGTTTCAAACGATTTGCCGTTTCATCAAAGATGGGGAAATGTGCGTGAAGGTTATATTGCTTTATCAAACTGTTGCGCGCCAAACGTAACGAGAACAGTTGCCGAAGTTGGAAATTACGCTTACAATCTTTCAAAAGAAGGTTTGTATGTGAATTTGTATGGAAGTAACAATTTGAATACAAAAACCTTAAGCGGAGAAGCATTAGAAATTGAACAGCAGACCAATTATCCTTGGGACGGAAAAGTAACTTTGAAAATCGTGAAAGCGCCAAAGGATTTGCAGGCTTTCTTTTTAAGAATTCCGGGTTGGAGTCAGAATGCGGAAGTTTCGGTAAACAATTCGAAAGTTTCAGATAAAATCGTTTCAGGAACTTATTTGAAATTAAACCAAAAATGGAAAAAAGGCGATGTTATTGAACTGAATATTCCGATGCCAGTTGAGCTTATGGAGGCCAATCCGTTAGTGGAAGAAGTAAAAAATCAGGTTGCAGTAAAAAGAGGACCTTTGGTTTATTGTTTAGAATCAGATCAGCTTCCTGCTAAAACAAGTGTGAATGATGTGATTTTAAACCTGAATTCTGATTTTAAAACTGATTTTACAGAATTGAAAAACAGAAAATTAGTTACGATTGAAGCGACTTCAAAAATTGCTGCTGATAATTCTTGGAATAAAACACTTTACAAACCAATTTCAACAAAAGACGGAAAATCTTTAACTGTAAAATTGGTTCCGTATTTTGCATGGGGAAATAAAGGGCAGGGAGAAATGACGGTTTGGATGTCGCATTAA
- a CDS encoding pectate lyase family protein: MIKKLVRSFALAMILAANGQAQNTDKQIVKVDFDFFQRRLEEVHDPSYDSWVINENKEDQKTFNGVTFKLKGNFTSKWYKVGMSAPFYNKLGSDGLVTAENLELKINGLKEGKHTLLTFHNAFDVITGKTFSPIKIFVNGKLQETVNPSQRANAKVDAAMAYVSFNAEKGKDVVVRFEIDPTTNPDIVKQIVVNGFELDTPNLMNQARTPEPANRDEHVEVTKNVILKWDAPKSVAAHKLYFGLDQNTVANATESSKEFKGKLIDKSFSVSDLYSGSTYYWRVDEVDTNGQETLGNVWSFKPAQLAFPGAEGYGRYAVGGRGGKVIEVTNLNDDGPGSLRDAINQEIGPRTIVFNVSGNIKLESRLVVNQPYITIAGQTAPGEGITISRAPIGLTGNEGVIRFLKVRIGGGRTYDGMGLTGANFSIIDHCSISWTIDESFSSRGAHHITLQRTLISEALNVAGHSKYGEGKMHGYAATIGGDIGSFHHNLLAHNEGRNWSIGGGLSGDGFYTGRLDIRNNVVYNWGKRATDGGANEVNFVNNYYKPGASTKIFVALNAQHEGVGKGMQRYYFDGNVMPGYFDEKTQDKGRKMTITNKEMVNYETFVNKPFFESYVNTQSAKGAYKNVLSDVGANQSHFDKHDKRIIDETLKGTFTYKGSKSGQGGMIDNEEDAGGWPNFPSETRAADWDTDHDGLPNWWEKAFGLNENSPAGDFSDANSDVDKDGFTQLDNYLDWLAQPHYFINLKDKKSLAVADFFKGYENKPTYTFSDVKNGKASLKGKEIQFTAENKGFASFVLTVKDVDGDSMSRTINFFVE, encoded by the coding sequence ATGATTAAAAAACTAGTGAGATCTTTTGCTTTGGCAATGATTTTGGCAGCAAATGGGCAGGCGCAAAATACTGATAAACAAATTGTAAAAGTCGATTTTGACTTTTTCCAAAGAAGATTGGAAGAAGTTCACGATCCAAGTTATGATTCGTGGGTTATTAATGAAAACAAAGAAGACCAGAAAACTTTTAACGGAGTGACTTTTAAATTAAAAGGGAACTTTACTTCAAAATGGTACAAGGTCGGAATGAGCGCTCCGTTTTACAATAAATTAGGTTCTGACGGACTGGTTACAGCTGAAAATTTAGAATTGAAAATTAACGGTTTAAAAGAAGGAAAACATACACTTTTGACGTTTCACAATGCCTTTGATGTTATTACGGGAAAAACCTTTTCCCCGATTAAAATCTTCGTAAACGGAAAACTTCAGGAAACCGTAAATCCTAGTCAGAGAGCAAACGCAAAAGTTGATGCTGCAATGGCTTATGTTTCATTCAATGCAGAAAAAGGAAAAGATGTAGTGGTTCGTTTTGAAATCGATCCAACAACAAATCCAGACATCGTAAAACAAATTGTTGTGAATGGTTTTGAATTGGATACACCAAATTTGATGAATCAGGCACGTACTCCGGAACCTGCAAACAGAGATGAACATGTTGAAGTAACCAAAAATGTGATTTTAAAATGGGATGCTCCAAAAAGTGTTGCAGCTCATAAATTGTATTTTGGTTTAGATCAAAATACGGTAGCAAATGCAACAGAATCTTCAAAAGAATTCAAAGGGAAATTGATAGATAAAAGTTTCTCAGTTTCGGATTTATACAGCGGTTCAACGTATTATTGGAGAGTCGACGAAGTTGATACTAACGGACAAGAAACTTTAGGAAATGTTTGGTCGTTTAAACCAGCTCAATTGGCTTTTCCAGGCGCTGAAGGTTACGGACGTTATGCTGTTGGTGGTCGTGGCGGAAAAGTAATCGAAGTTACCAATTTAAACGATGACGGACCGGGAAGTTTACGTGATGCCATTAATCAGGAAATTGGACCAAGAACGATTGTTTTTAATGTTTCCGGGAATATAAAGTTAGAATCAAGATTAGTTGTAAATCAGCCTTATATTACGATTGCTGGACAAACAGCTCCGGGTGAGGGAATTACAATTAGCAGAGCACCAATAGGATTGACAGGAAATGAAGGGGTTATCCGCTTTTTGAAAGTGAGAATTGGAGGCGGAAGAACGTATGACGGAATGGGATTAACGGGCGCTAATTTTAGTATTATTGATCACTGTTCAATCAGCTGGACTATTGATGAATCGTTTAGTTCACGTGGTGCGCATCATATCACATTGCAGCGAACTTTAATTTCTGAGGCTTTAAATGTTGCCGGACATAGTAAATATGGAGAAGGAAAAATGCACGGATATGCGGCTACAATTGGCGGCGATATAGGAAGTTTTCACCATAATTTATTGGCGCACAACGAAGGCCGTAACTGGAGTATTGGCGGCGGTTTAAGCGGTGACGGATTTTACACAGGAAGATTGGATATTCGTAATAACGTAGTTTACAACTGGGGAAAAAGAGCCACTGATGGTGGTGCAAACGAAGTAAACTTTGTAAACAATTATTACAAACCGGGCGCTTCGACTAAGATTTTTGTGGCTTTGAATGCACAACACGAAGGCGTTGGAAAAGGAATGCAGCGTTATTATTTTGATGGAAATGTGATGCCTGGTTATTTTGATGAAAAAACGCAGGATAAAGGACGAAAAATGACCATTACAAATAAAGAGATGGTTAACTATGAAACTTTCGTAAACAAGCCTTTTTTTGAATCTTATGTAAATACGCAATCGGCTAAAGGAGCATATAAAAATGTACTTTCAGATGTTGGTGCGAATCAGTCGCATTTTGATAAACATGATAAGAGAATTATTGATGAAACTTTAAAAGGAACATTCACATACAAAGGAAGTAAAAGCGGTCAGGGCGGTATGATTGATAATGAAGAAGATGCGGGAGGTTGGCCAAATTTTCCATCAGAAACACGTGCTGCAGATTGGGATACCGATCATGACGGATTACCAAACTGGTGGGAAAAGGCTTTTGGTTTAAACGAAAATTCGCCAGCAGGAGATTTCTCAGATGCAAATTCAGATGTTGATAAAGACGGTTTTACGCAATTGGATAATTATTTAGACTGGCTGGCTCAGCCTCATTATTTTATTAATTTAAAAGATAAAAAATCTTTAGCTGTTGCTGATTTTTTCAAAGGATATGAAAACAAACCAACTTATACTTTCTCTGATGTTAAAAACGGAAAAGCGAGTTTAAAAGGAAAGGAAATTCAGTTTACAGCCGAAAATAAAGGTTTTGCATCATTTGTACTAACAGTAAAAGATGTAGATGGAGATTCAATGAGCAGAACAATCAATTTCTTTGTAGAGTAA
- a CDS encoding DUF5703 domain-containing protein — translation MKYIKYILLFTTLCIKAQIPVLDAYNQVWTTQSANSSESMPLGGGDIGMNVWVEKGDLYFYFSRSGTFDEHNTLLKLGRVKINLTPNPFEGTDGFRQELKLKDGYVLVGQNDTKIKLWVDVFKPIIHVDLESKNPLKMTASYESWRYQNRISKGKENNANSYKWAPQGDLVNFKDSIAFENNGLKFYHRNREQTVFDVAVKQQKMESVKDQMMNPIANLTFGGFMKGDNLKPDGTYLGKYQDTDFKGFNLTSVKPSKKHSLEIYLNTSQCDFLTWNNGLQNLISLNKNTAKQAEKNTIKWWNNFWNRSFIFTQKNQSIAKDSVYQIGQNYQLFRYMLGCNAYGKYPTKFNGGLFTVDPVYTNKDLNFTPDFRNWGGGTMTAQNQRLVYFPMVKSGDFDMMKSQLSFYLDLQKNAELRSKVYWKHNGASFTEQLENFGLPNPAEYEWKRPADYDPGMEYNAWLEYEWDTVLEFCQMMLQQKEYAKEDIQKYNSFIISCLRFFDEHYQYLAKQRGRKALDGNGKLILFPGSAAETYKMTNNSNSTISALQVITESLLNLSANELSKEDVEYLKAFQTRIPPLNFGQIENHKVLLPAKTWERVNNSEVPQLYPVYPWGIYGVGKPDLETALNTWKYDPDALKFRSHIGWKQDNIFAARLGLTNEAAKYNTLKMANSERRFPAFWGPGFDWVPDHNWGGSGMIGMQEMLLQEADGKIYLFPAWPKEWNVHFKLHAKQNTTIEAELINGEVKVLKVVPEERKKDIINLIGKSETEKIAIK, via the coding sequence ATGAAATACATAAAATACATACTTCTCTTCACCACGCTTTGCATCAAAGCGCAGATTCCTGTACTCGATGCTTACAATCAAGTCTGGACAACGCAAAGCGCAAATTCATCAGAATCTATGCCTTTGGGTGGCGGTGATATTGGTATGAATGTTTGGGTAGAAAAAGGAGATTTATATTTCTATTTTTCTCGAAGCGGCACTTTCGATGAACATAATACGTTATTGAAATTAGGTCGTGTAAAAATTAATTTAACGCCTAATCCGTTTGAAGGGACAGATGGTTTTCGTCAGGAATTAAAGTTGAAAGATGGTTATGTTTTAGTTGGACAAAATGATACTAAAATCAAACTTTGGGTGGATGTTTTTAAACCGATTATTCATGTTGATTTAGAAAGTAAAAATCCGTTGAAAATGACGGCTTCTTATGAAAGTTGGCGTTATCAGAATCGTATTTCAAAAGGAAAAGAAAATAATGCCAATTCTTATAAATGGGCGCCTCAGGGAGATCTTGTCAATTTTAAAGATTCGATCGCTTTTGAAAATAACGGACTTAAATTCTATCACAGAAATCGCGAACAAACCGTTTTTGATGTTGCTGTAAAACAACAAAAAATGGAATCGGTTAAAGATCAGATGATGAATCCGATTGCCAATTTAACTTTCGGCGGATTCATGAAAGGCGATAACCTAAAACCAGATGGAACTTATTTAGGAAAATATCAGGATACTGACTTTAAAGGTTTTAATTTGACAAGTGTAAAACCTTCAAAAAAACATTCGCTAGAAATTTATTTAAATACCAGTCAATGTGATTTTCTAACTTGGAATAACGGATTGCAAAATTTAATTTCTTTAAATAAAAATACAGCAAAACAAGCCGAGAAAAACACTATAAAATGGTGGAATAATTTCTGGAACCGCAGTTTTATTTTTACACAAAAAAATCAATCGATTGCAAAAGATTCGGTTTATCAAATTGGACAGAATTATCAGTTGTTCAGATACATGTTAGGATGTAACGCTTACGGAAAATATCCAACCAAATTCAATGGCGGATTGTTTACCGTGGATCCCGTTTACACGAATAAAGACTTAAATTTCACACCTGATTTCAGAAATTGGGGCGGAGGAACGATGACAGCTCAGAACCAGCGTTTGGTTTATTTTCCGATGGTAAAAAGCGGTGATTTTGATATGATGAAATCGCAGTTAAGTTTTTATTTGGATTTGCAAAAAAATGCCGAATTGCGAAGTAAAGTTTATTGGAAACACAACGGAGCATCTTTTACAGAACAATTAGAAAATTTCGGACTTCCTAATCCTGCTGAATACGAATGGAAACGTCCCGCAGATTATGATCCGGGAATGGAATATAATGCTTGGCTGGAATACGAATGGGATACCGTTTTAGAATTCTGCCAAATGATGTTGCAACAGAAAGAGTATGCTAAAGAAGATATTCAGAAATACAATTCATTTATTATAAGTTGTTTGCGATTTTTCGATGAACATTATCAATATTTAGCCAAACAAAGAGGTCGAAAAGCTTTGGACGGAAACGGAAAATTAATTCTTTTTCCGGGTTCAGCGGCTGAAACTTACAAAATGACGAATAACTCCAATAGCACGATTTCGGCTTTACAAGTTATTACAGAAAGTCTTTTAAACCTTTCGGCGAATGAATTGTCAAAAGAAGACGTTGAATATTTAAAAGCATTTCAAACGAGAATTCCGCCTTTAAATTTTGGGCAGATTGAAAATCATAAAGTGCTGCTTCCTGCAAAAACTTGGGAACGAGTTAATAATTCAGAAGTGCCGCAATTGTATCCTGTTTATCCGTGGGGAATTTATGGCGTTGGGAAACCAGATTTAGAAACAGCTTTAAATACATGGAAATACGATCCGGATGCTTTAAAATTCAGAAGTCACATTGGTTGGAAACAAGACAATATTTTCGCTGCTCGTTTAGGTTTGACCAATGAAGCAGCAAAATACAATACGTTGAAAATGGCCAATTCAGAAAGACGTTTTCCAGCATTCTGGGGACCAGGTTTTGACTGGGTTCCAGATCATAATTGGGGTGGCTCGGGAATGATTGGCATGCAGGAAATGCTTTTGCAGGAAGCAGATGGAAAAATCTACCTTTTTCCAGCGTGGCCAAAAGAATGGAATGTACATTTTAAATTGCATGCGAAACAAAATACTACTATTGAAGCCGAACTGATTAATGGAGAAGTAAAGGTTTTAAAAGTAGTTCCAGAAGAAAGAAAAAAAGACATTATAAACCTGATTGGAAAATCGGAAACTGAAAAAATTGCCATAAAATGA
- a CDS encoding pectinesterase family protein — protein MKYILALFLITFSVSAQTLDNKLALTVAQDGSGDFKTIQEAVNNVKDNSEKRVVITIKPGKYIEKLEIPVSKPFITLKGTERNKTIISFDDYSGKPLREPDPSGKKEFGTGTSYSFLILGNDTTLESLTVENTAGRVGQAVALHIKGDRVIVKNCNLLANQDTLYLSEGNTRIYFENCFINGTTDFIFGAATAYFYKCTIESLVNSYITAASTPQGQGYGFVFTDCKLTAKDKSVDKVFLGRPWRPYAQTVFINTDIGSHIIPEGWNAWIDTRFPDKDKTAYYAEFGSKGSSAKDVSQRVAWSHQLKKENIKKYDRDLVLNGWNPNK, from the coding sequence ATGAAATATATTCTGGCTTTATTTTTAATAACATTTTCTGTATCAGCCCAAACGCTCGATAACAAATTAGCATTAACCGTTGCTCAGGATGGTTCTGGAGATTTTAAAACTATTCAGGAAGCGGTAAATAATGTAAAAGACAATTCAGAAAAACGTGTTGTCATAACCATAAAGCCAGGGAAATATATAGAGAAGTTAGAAATTCCGGTTTCTAAACCATTCATTACTTTAAAAGGAACGGAGAGAAATAAAACGATTATTTCATTTGATGATTATTCTGGGAAACCGCTTCGTGAACCAGATCCGTCAGGGAAAAAGGAGTTTGGAACAGGAACTTCGTATTCTTTTTTGATTTTAGGAAATGATACTACACTCGAAAGTCTAACCGTCGAAAACACAGCAGGACGAGTAGGGCAGGCGGTTGCACTTCACATTAAAGGAGATAGAGTTATTGTAAAGAATTGCAATCTTTTAGCAAATCAGGATACGCTTTATTTATCAGAAGGAAATACTAGGATCTATTTCGAAAACTGCTTCATCAACGGAACAACCGATTTTATTTTCGGAGCGGCAACGGCTTATTTTTATAAATGCACAATCGAAAGTTTAGTAAACTCTTATATTACTGCCGCTTCGACGCCGCAAGGACAAGGTTATGGTTTTGTTTTTACAGATTGTAAGCTTACTGCAAAAGATAAATCGGTAGACAAAGTGTTTCTGGGAAGACCTTGGAGACCTTATGCTCAAACTGTTTTTATCAATACCGATATAGGTTCGCATATTATTCCCGAAGGTTGGAATGCATGGATTGATACCCGATTTCCTGATAAAGACAAAACAGCTTATTATGCAGAATTTGGCAGTAAAGGTTCAAGTGCAAAAGATGTATCTCAACGCGTTGCATGGTCGCATCAGTTAAAGAAAGAAAATATTAAAAAATACGATAGAGATTTAGTTTTAAACGGATGGAATCCAAATAAATAG
- a CDS encoding sialate O-acetylesterase has product MKNFKHIFVIVIAFLSSFQINAKIKMPALFTDNMMLQQQSNAPIWGWAEKNANVTIKTSWNSKIYKTKADASGKWKNELQTPTAGGPFSIEVTEGTEKVTIKNILIGEVWLCSGQSNMEMPLKGFQGQPVRNGNEIIVRSTNKNIRLITIPRATVLEPKDDFEGKWEEASPKSTSNFSATAWYFGSLLQEVLNVPVGLIHVSYGGSSMEAWMNKEMLKDFASAKIPTTKEELSKDPNRVPTTLFNGMLSPVIGYGIKGCIWYQGESNYERASEYTALMKKMVSSWRAMWNQGDFPFYFVQIAPFNYASFHPKDYVEKYNSAYLREAQFKASKEIPNSAMAVLMDVGEENNIHPMDKEKGGNRLAFQALARTYGMEGFEFESPKYKSMEIKDGAVTVSFDDVANGITSYDKEVTGFEIAGEDKVFYPAKTVVRRKSVVLTSDKVKKPVAIRYLWKDFAKAELFSAGGLPVSSFRTDEW; this is encoded by the coding sequence ATGAAAAATTTTAAACACATTTTTGTTATTGTAATTGCATTTTTATCAAGCTTTCAAATCAATGCAAAAATCAAAATGCCAGCATTGTTTACAGACAATATGATGTTGCAACAGCAATCCAACGCACCAATTTGGGGCTGGGCAGAAAAGAATGCAAATGTCACGATCAAAACATCGTGGAATTCTAAAATTTACAAAACAAAAGCCGATGCTTCTGGTAAATGGAAAAACGAATTACAAACGCCAACAGCTGGCGGACCTTTTTCAATTGAAGTAACAGAAGGAACTGAAAAAGTAACGATTAAAAATATTTTAATTGGTGAAGTTTGGCTTTGTTCTGGGCAATCAAATATGGAAATGCCTTTAAAAGGATTTCAAGGACAGCCTGTTAGAAACGGAAACGAGATCATTGTAAGATCAACCAATAAAAACATTCGTTTGATTACGATTCCGCGCGCAACGGTTTTAGAACCAAAAGACGATTTTGAAGGAAAATGGGAAGAAGCTTCTCCAAAATCAACATCCAATTTTAGCGCAACGGCTTGGTATTTTGGATCGCTTTTACAAGAAGTTTTAAATGTTCCGGTTGGATTGATTCATGTTTCGTACGGAGGTTCAAGCATGGAAGCTTGGATGAACAAAGAAATGCTGAAAGATTTCGCAAGCGCTAAAATTCCGACTACAAAAGAAGAATTATCAAAAGATCCAAATCGTGTTCCAACGACTTTGTTTAACGGAATGCTTTCTCCTGTAATTGGTTACGGAATAAAAGGTTGTATTTGGTATCAGGGAGAATCGAATTATGAAAGAGCAAGTGAATACACCGCTTTAATGAAAAAAATGGTAAGCAGTTGGAGAGCAATGTGGAATCAGGGGGATTTTCCTTTTTATTTCGTCCAAATTGCACCGTTTAATTATGCTTCATTTCATCCAAAAGATTATGTAGAAAAATACAATTCGGCTTATTTGAGAGAGGCACAGTTTAAGGCTTCAAAGGAAATTCCGAATTCGGCAATGGCAGTTTTAATGGACGTTGGAGAAGAAAATAATATTCACCCAATGGACAAGGAAAAAGGAGGAAATCGACTGGCTTTTCAGGCTTTGGCAAGAACGTACGGAATGGAAGGTTTCGAATTTGAAAGTCCGAAATATAAATCGATGGAGATAAAAGACGGTGCTGTAACCGTTTCTTTTGATGATGTGGCAAACGGAATTACATCTTATGATAAAGAAGTTACAGGTTTTGAAATAGCAGGCGAAGACAAAGTTTTTTATCCTGCAAAAACGGTTGTAAGAAGAAAATCAGTGGTTTTAACTTCTGATAAAGTAAAGAAGCCCGTTGCAATACGGTATTTATGGAAAGATTTCGCCAAAGCGGAATTGTTTAGCGCGGGAGGTTTGCCGGTTTCTTCGTTTAGAACAGACGAATGGTAA